From Marivirga harenae, one genomic window encodes:
- a CDS encoding TolC family protein, with amino-acid sequence MKLVNTHKLILLMLFLFLKMEIASAQVWTLKQCIDTALVHNNNLESGRNSIAIGKEREKEAKAHLLPKVTANADYKYFTDLPYQLMPLSTFNPAAPEGQFNEIQFGVPHNINANLQIALPLYSTDINGAIRNTKLASELSELKYQKSEEEVYYEISNLYYNAKIISHQLNFVKANLKNAEKLLGNLQSLKDEKLATGTDVSKIELQISQLKNQEQNLSYKYGQINNALKFTMGVSLDLNMEIETDIRFEESLQEESGIILDYQIAKTQEQLIQSEISTLNQSRFIPNVNLVGSYGTTGFGYDQSPNEFLKFFPMSFVGLQLSYPIFNKGVTKRKLKQKHFELENNALQQELISEANAMKIENAEMQKDMTKKSLLTTEEQIALAQKIYNESLLQKNEGLVNLTEVLLAENALREAQQANLTAIIDYLKADLELKKLRGNIKNINY; translated from the coding sequence ATGAAGTTAGTAAATACTCACAAACTAATATTGCTGATGCTTTTTCTATTCTTGAAAATGGAAATAGCAAGTGCTCAAGTTTGGACTTTAAAGCAGTGTATTGATACTGCATTAGTCCACAATAATAACTTAGAAAGCGGAAGAAATTCTATTGCTATTGGCAAAGAAAGAGAAAAAGAGGCAAAAGCTCATCTACTACCGAAAGTTACGGCTAATGCAGATTATAAATATTTCACTGATTTGCCCTATCAGTTAATGCCTCTTTCTACCTTCAATCCTGCGGCTCCGGAAGGACAATTCAACGAAATACAATTCGGGGTTCCCCATAATATCAATGCTAACCTTCAAATTGCACTTCCTTTATATAGCACTGATATAAATGGTGCTATCAGAAACACTAAGCTAGCATCGGAACTAAGTGAATTGAAATATCAAAAATCAGAGGAAGAGGTGTATTATGAGATTTCTAACCTCTACTACAATGCCAAAATAATTAGCCATCAGCTCAATTTTGTAAAAGCTAATTTAAAAAACGCTGAAAAACTGCTTGGCAACCTTCAGTCTTTAAAGGATGAAAAGCTAGCCACAGGAACCGATGTTAGTAAAATTGAGCTGCAAATTTCACAGCTGAAAAACCAAGAGCAAAATTTAAGCTATAAATATGGCCAAATAAATAACGCTTTGAAATTTACTATGGGAGTTTCCTTGGATCTTAATATGGAAATAGAAACTGACATCAGATTTGAGGAAAGTTTGCAGGAAGAGTCCGGAATTATCTTGGATTATCAAATTGCCAAAACACAAGAGCAATTAATTCAAAGTGAAATAAGTACGTTAAATCAGTCTCGATTCATCCCAAATGTGAACCTAGTGGGTAGTTATGGTACCACAGGTTTCGGCTACGATCAATCCCCTAATGAATTTTTAAAATTCTTTCCAATGAGCTTTGTGGGCTTGCAACTTTCTTATCCAATTTTCAATAAAGGGGTCACAAAAAGAAAATTGAAGCAGAAGCATTTTGAACTGGAGAATAATGCGCTTCAGCAAGAGCTTATTAGTGAGGCAAATGCTATGAAAATTGAAAATGCTGAGATGCAAAAAGACATGACAAAGAAATCACTGCTAACCACGGAAGAACAGATAGCACTAGCACAGAAAATTTACAATGAAAGCCTCCTTCAAAAAAATGAAGGCTTAGTAAACTTAACGGAAGTCTTATTAGCTGAAAATGCTTTGAGGGAAGCTCAACAAGCAAACCTTACTGCCATAATAGATTATCTAAAGGCTGATTTAGAGCTCAAGAAATTAAGAGGAAATATTAAAAATATTAATTACTAA
- a CDS encoding c-type cytochrome encodes MEIGMLHSHVLVVTLFLLFLLFKTILLLANKKELLTKIRTKLKMVDPILGVLMLATGGYLLSLYGAAAPTYLWVKLIIVLIIIPIGIVSFKKENKAMAIITLILTFYIYGVSEVGSLNFSKGETVAVNTESPANDAQEVIIDGAIADLLKTGKEVYLAECKKCHGKGGKKGLFKSPDLTESKLNLSERVAWIKKGQGVMPAYENELSESEIEAVALYLDELK; translated from the coding sequence ATGGAAATTGGAATGCTTCACTCCCACGTACTAGTGGTAACATTATTTTTACTTTTCTTATTATTTAAGACCATTCTGTTATTGGCCAACAAAAAGGAACTGTTGACAAAGATCAGAACAAAGCTTAAAATGGTAGATCCTATTTTAGGTGTATTGATGCTTGCCACAGGCGGTTATTTGTTATCTTTATATGGGGCTGCGGCTCCCACTTATTTATGGGTAAAATTGATAATAGTATTAATCATTATCCCAATTGGTATTGTTTCGTTCAAGAAAGAAAATAAAGCTATGGCTATTATAACATTAATATTGACTTTTTATATTTATGGAGTTTCTGAGGTAGGAAGCCTGAACTTTTCAAAAGGAGAAACCGTAGCGGTAAATACTGAAAGTCCCGCTAATGATGCGCAAGAAGTTATAATCGATGGCGCAATAGCAGATTTATTGAAAACAGGAAAAGAAGTTTACTTAGCAGAATGTAAAAAATGCCATGGCAAAGGCGGAAAGAAAGGACTTTTTAAATCTCCTGATTTAACTGAAAGCAAGCTCAATTTATCTGAAAGAGTAGCGTGGATTAAGAAAGGTCAGGGCGTTATGCCTGCCTATGAAAATGAGCTTTCAGAATCTGAAATTGAAGCAGTAGCACTTTATTTGGATGAGCTAAAATAG
- a CDS encoding glycosyltransferase family 4 protein has translation MKVAITLNTSWNIYNFRMSLIQALIKDGHEVVAIAPHDEYTVKLIEAGCTFQDVTMDSRGANPIRDTGLTFELLNIYKRVKPDIILHYTIKPNIYGTLAAALLGIPVINNVSGLGTIFLNDDWISKIALSLYRFSFKFPKKVFFQNHEDYQLFMDKRLIQRNICEVIPGSGIDLSEFTPHPPKEKPEGEPFEFLMISRLIIDKGIREYVAAAAILQERGMNAKFNLLGKLDELHSRGISSDELNEWIKEGYINYLGSTDDVRPFINKADCVVLPSYREGTPRTLLEAAASAKPIVASNVPGCNNVVDHRLNGILCKVKDEEDLALKMKEMFYLSPETRYEMGIKGRELVERRFDHNIVIERYLKAIDKNGNLKPQLKPVYVNN, from the coding sequence ATGAAAGTTGCTATCACTTTAAATACCTCTTGGAACATCTACAATTTTAGAATGTCCCTAATTCAAGCTCTGATAAAAGATGGGCATGAAGTGGTGGCTATTGCGCCTCATGATGAATATACTGTGAAGTTAATAGAGGCAGGTTGCACTTTCCAAGATGTTACCATGGATAGTCGTGGAGCGAATCCAATCCGAGATACAGGTTTAACTTTTGAGTTACTTAACATTTACAAAAGAGTAAAGCCTGATATTATTTTGCATTATACAATTAAACCAAATATCTACGGCACTTTGGCAGCCGCATTATTGGGAATCCCTGTGATCAACAATGTCAGTGGACTAGGAACCATATTCTTAAATGATGATTGGATTTCTAAAATCGCCTTAAGTCTGTATAGGTTTTCTTTCAAGTTTCCTAAGAAAGTGTTTTTTCAGAACCATGAAGATTATCAACTTTTTATGGATAAACGATTGATTCAGCGAAATATTTGCGAGGTTATACCTGGCTCTGGAATTGACTTGAGCGAATTTACTCCTCATCCTCCTAAAGAAAAACCAGAAGGGGAACCTTTTGAATTTTTGATGATTTCCAGACTGATTATTGACAAAGGGATCAGGGAATATGTTGCTGCAGCTGCTATTTTACAAGAAAGAGGAATGAATGCAAAGTTCAATTTATTGGGAAAATTAGACGAACTACATTCAAGGGGAATTTCTTCGGATGAGCTTAATGAATGGATAAAGGAAGGATATATTAATTATTTGGGAAGCACAGATGATGTTCGCCCATTTATCAATAAAGCTGATTGTGTGGTCTTGCCTAGTTATAGGGAAGGCACACCAAGAACTTTACTTGAAGCGGCCGCTAGCGCTAAACCCATTGTGGCTTCTAATGTTCCTGGCTGCAACAATGTGGTAGATCATAGATTAAATGGGATACTTTGCAAAGTGAAAGACGAAGAAGACTTGGCCCTGAAAATGAAGGAGATGTTCTATTTGTCTCCAGAAACACGTTATGAAATGGGGATTAAGGGCAGAGAATTAGTGGAAAGAAGGTTTGACCATAATATAGTGATTGAAAGGTATTTGAAGGCAATTGATAAAAACGGCAATCTTAAACCTCAACTTAAGCCTGTTTATGTAAATAATTAA
- a CDS encoding efflux RND transporter permease subunit: MNITEISIKRPSLIIVLFSIFTLLGIIGFKKLSYELMPDFNQPVVVIKTIYPGAEPKEVETSVSEKIEDALSNLEGVDFLVTKSLPNASIIIANLNYGTDLDKTMQDAQRYIDNIKKDLPADVQSPVMSKVSPNDLPIMSISATSDLSSTEFYQKMKDEYLPQIQQITGVAEITMLGGEEREIQIKVNQNKLKLHKLSLLQVVEAINRSGVDVPAGNLKTDQALNSVRLTGKFKTLEDIENVQLSMPFPGSPIYVKDVAIVTDGTKEISSLSRYNGKEGIGLLLKKQGDANAVEVSRAVKERFQSIEEQNKASNVQFIIADDSTDNTIAAVNSVVVDLILAVVLVSLVMLLFLRSFRNAIIVLVAIPTSLVTAFAVMWLLGYTLNLMTLLAMSLIIGILVDDATVVLENIQRHLDMGKKKREAAMDGRMEIGFSALSITLVDVVVFLPILFLQVFVADMLKQFSVVVITSTLTSLLVGFTLTPWLASRIGKKEDLQPTNFFNKFLLWFERQLDALTDWYGKLLNWVLEHKIAFTAIVILLFAMTLGIMRQDIIGKELISTGDQGKFKMALEFDKSTPIEKNNAVSTEIEEFILNQPEVSTVFSNIGGPSTGIGSLGVGSANKTEFTIQLKTSKKELKASGLEAKDTEVFMRKLRADLQKQFPGINYSMSALGLIPRTAPIEITLSSSHLDSVMQSANELKAIIEKIPGADNVRLSVEEGSPEYKIIPDKDKMQRLGLSTAYVGLNIRTAFTGNDDASLTEDGIEYPLRIWLDEFSRQNYEDIQQLSIINPKGQAIEIAQFAKIELDNSPSLLEKKDRQPAVTLTADALGRPSGTVADDVVAYLGNNPLAEGIEMTWGSDIKRQNDSFGALGSVLLISFLLIYLIMVALYDNYIYPFVVLFSIPVATIGAFLALNLSLSNLSLFALLGLIMLMGLVTKNAILIVDFTNQLKLEGKHFKEALLIAGKGRLRPILMTTLSMVFGMLPIAMASGTASEWKNGLAWVIIGGLLSSLILTIFLVPMVYYLVDAAKLRFAKK, from the coding sequence ATGAATATTACTGAAATTTCTATCAAAAGACCCTCGCTGATTATAGTATTATTCAGCATTTTCACCCTCTTGGGTATTATTGGTTTTAAAAAATTGAGCTATGAATTAATGCCCGATTTCAATCAGCCCGTAGTTGTAATTAAAACCATTTATCCTGGAGCAGAGCCAAAGGAAGTTGAAACTTCCGTGTCGGAAAAAATAGAAGATGCACTTTCAAACTTAGAAGGAGTGGATTTTTTGGTGACAAAATCTTTACCGAATGCATCCATTATCATAGCTAATTTGAATTATGGAACTGATTTGGATAAAACTATGCAGGATGCACAGCGCTATATTGACAATATTAAAAAAGATTTGCCCGCAGATGTGCAAAGTCCGGTGATGAGTAAGGTGTCCCCTAACGACTTACCAATTATGTCCATTAGTGCCACTTCTGATTTATCCTCCACAGAATTTTATCAGAAAATGAAAGATGAATACCTACCTCAAATTCAACAAATAACTGGGGTAGCGGAAATCACCATGCTAGGAGGTGAGGAAAGAGAGATTCAGATCAAGGTAAATCAAAATAAATTAAAACTGCATAAGCTCTCTTTATTGCAAGTGGTGGAAGCTATCAATCGATCTGGAGTGGATGTTCCTGCAGGTAATTTAAAAACAGATCAAGCACTGAATTCCGTAAGATTGACTGGTAAATTCAAAACATTAGAAGATATAGAAAATGTGCAACTTTCCATGCCGTTTCCTGGCAGCCCTATTTACGTGAAAGATGTAGCAATTGTAACTGATGGCACTAAAGAAATAAGCTCATTAAGTCGATATAACGGCAAAGAAGGCATAGGGCTTTTACTCAAAAAGCAAGGAGATGCGAATGCAGTTGAAGTTTCTAGGGCAGTAAAAGAGAGATTTCAGTCAATTGAAGAGCAAAATAAAGCTTCTAATGTTCAGTTTATTATTGCAGATGATAGCACCGACAATACTATTGCTGCAGTAAATTCAGTAGTTGTGGATCTTATTTTAGCAGTTGTTTTGGTTTCTCTGGTGATGTTATTGTTTTTAAGAAGTTTTAGAAACGCTATTATCGTTTTGGTGGCTATTCCGACTTCCTTAGTAACCGCATTTGCCGTAATGTGGCTTTTAGGTTACACTTTAAACCTGATGACTTTATTAGCCATGTCCCTAATTATTGGGATTTTGGTAGATGATGCAACCGTGGTATTGGAAAACATTCAGCGCCACCTAGATATGGGCAAGAAAAAAAGAGAAGCTGCCATGGACGGAAGAATGGAAATCGGTTTTTCGGCTCTATCCATTACGCTCGTTGATGTGGTGGTATTTTTACCCATCCTATTCCTTCAGGTTTTTGTGGCAGATATGCTAAAACAATTCTCTGTAGTAGTTATTACTTCAACCCTTACCAGTTTATTAGTTGGATTTACCCTTACCCCTTGGCTTGCTTCACGAATTGGTAAAAAGGAAGATTTACAACCCACTAATTTCTTTAACAAGTTTCTATTATGGTTTGAGAGACAACTTGATGCCCTTACCGATTGGTACGGAAAGCTCCTTAACTGGGTGTTAGAGCATAAAATTGCTTTTACTGCTATAGTAATCCTATTATTTGCTATGACTTTAGGCATCATGCGACAAGACATTATCGGCAAAGAGTTGATTTCCACTGGTGATCAAGGAAAGTTCAAAATGGCACTGGAATTTGATAAATCTACTCCTATAGAAAAAAATAATGCTGTATCGACTGAAATTGAGGAATTCATTTTAAATCAACCGGAAGTATCGACTGTATTCAGCAATATCGGAGGACCAAGCACCGGAATTGGAAGTTTGGGAGTAGGTTCAGCTAATAAAACCGAATTCACCATTCAATTAAAAACCTCTAAAAAAGAATTGAAAGCCTCAGGTCTAGAAGCAAAAGATACGGAAGTTTTCATGAGGAAATTAAGAGCTGATTTACAAAAGCAATTTCCTGGAATAAATTATTCTATGTCTGCCTTAGGATTAATTCCGCGCACGGCACCCATAGAAATTACCTTAAGCAGCAGTCATTTAGATAGCGTTATGCAAAGTGCAAATGAATTAAAAGCTATAATCGAGAAAATCCCTGGTGCTGATAATGTAAGGCTTTCAGTTGAAGAAGGAAGTCCTGAATACAAAATAATTCCTGATAAAGATAAGATGCAGCGTCTGGGACTGAGCACTGCTTATGTAGGATTAAATATTAGAACAGCTTTTACTGGGAACGATGATGCTTCCCTCACGGAGGATGGAATTGAATATCCACTTAGAATTTGGCTAGATGAATTTAGCAGACAAAACTATGAGGACATACAGCAATTATCCATTATTAATCCAAAGGGACAAGCTATAGAAATAGCACAATTTGCTAAGATCGAATTGGATAACTCACCCTCACTTTTGGAGAAAAAAGATCGACAACCTGCAGTAACGCTAACGGCTGATGCTTTAGGTCGTCCTTCAGGAACTGTGGCGGATGATGTGGTAGCCTATTTAGGAAATAATCCCTTAGCAGAAGGAATAGAAATGACCTGGGGAAGTGATATAAAGCGTCAAAATGATAGTTTTGGGGCATTAGGCTCTGTTTTGCTTATTTCCTTTTTGTTAATATACCTTATCATGGTCGCATTATATGATAATTATATTTATCCTTTTGTAGTTCTATTTTCAATTCCTGTTGCTACAATCGGGGCATTTTTAGCCCTAAACTTATCCTTAAGTAATTTAAGTTTATTTGCCTTATTAGGTTTAATTATGTTGATGGGCTTGGTAACAAAAAACGCCATTTTGATAGTTGACTTTACGAATCAATTGAAACTAGAAGGCAAGCATTTTAAAGAAGCATTACTGATTGCTGGAAAAGGAAGGCTTAGACCCATTTTGATGACAACACTTTCAATGGTTTTTGGGATGTTACCTATAGCAATGGCCAGTGGAACAGCATCAGAATGGAAAAATGGATTGGCTTGGGTGATTATAGGTGGACTTCTCTCTTCCTTAATTTTGACTATATTTTTAGTGCCAATGGTTTATTATTTAGTGGACGCTGCTAAATTAAGATTTGCAAAAAAGTGA
- the hflX gene encoding GTPase HflX, which translates to MQYSSAEENKEKKAVLVAIITQNQNEEKVNEYLDELAFLTSTLGAQTIKRFTQRLEKPDVRSFVGKGKLEEISAFVKAENADWIVFDDDLTPSQLRNLEKELNVKVYDRSLLILDIFLSRAQTAQAKTQVELARNQYLLPRLTRMWTHLERQRGGTATRGGAGEKEIETDKRIIRNTITKLKEKLAKIEKQSRTQRKSRGKIVRVAIVGYTNVGKSTLMTLLSKSDILAENKLFATVDSTVRKVNFEDIPYLLSDTVGFIRKLPTHLIESFKSTLDEIREADVLVHVVDVSHPTLDDHISVVNQTLTDIGASDKPTLLVFNKVDLLKDEEELSADEKIMNLKNTYWNKEQNDVVFISATNKDNIEELKSKLRKLVEAKHFTIFPNYLKNTYY; encoded by the coding sequence ATGCAATATAGTTCTGCAGAAGAAAACAAAGAGAAAAAAGCTGTTTTGGTTGCTATTATTACGCAAAACCAAAATGAGGAGAAAGTCAATGAGTACTTAGATGAATTGGCTTTTTTAACTTCTACTTTAGGCGCTCAAACCATTAAAAGATTTACACAAAGACTGGAAAAGCCAGATGTGAGGAGCTTTGTAGGGAAGGGTAAATTAGAAGAGATCAGTGCTTTTGTAAAAGCAGAGAATGCAGATTGGATAGTTTTTGATGATGATTTAACCCCATCTCAGCTAAGAAACCTTGAAAAGGAACTCAATGTCAAGGTATATGATCGAAGTTTATTGATATTAGATATCTTCTTGAGCAGAGCTCAAACTGCACAAGCTAAAACCCAGGTAGAATTAGCCAGAAATCAATATCTATTACCTAGACTAACTCGTATGTGGACTCACTTGGAAAGACAGCGAGGTGGAACCGCTACCCGTGGAGGTGCTGGGGAGAAAGAGATTGAGACTGATAAAAGGATAATTCGAAATACCATTACCAAATTAAAAGAAAAGCTTGCCAAAATTGAAAAGCAAAGTAGGACACAAAGAAAATCTCGTGGTAAAATTGTAAGGGTGGCCATTGTAGGTTACACCAATGTGGGGAAGTCCACTTTAATGACTTTGCTTTCCAAATCAGATATTTTGGCTGAGAATAAGCTATTTGCCACTGTTGATTCTACTGTCAGAAAAGTCAATTTTGAAGACATCCCATATCTTTTGTCCGATACAGTAGGCTTTATTAGAAAATTGCCTACTCATTTGATCGAATCGTTTAAATCAACTTTGGATGAAATTAGGGAGGCCGATGTGTTGGTGCATGTAGTAGATGTCAGTCATCCCACATTGGATGACCATATCAGTGTTGTTAATCAAACCTTAACAGATATAGGCGCAAGTGATAAGCCGACTCTTTTGGTTTTTAATAAGGTAGACTTATTGAAAGATGAAGAAGAATTGAGTGCAGATGAGAAAATCATGAATTTGAAAAATACTTATTGGAATAAGGAACAAAATGATGTGGTTTTCATCTCAGCTACCAACAAAGACAATATCGAGGAGCTTAAAAGCAAATTGAGAAAATTGGTCGAAGCCAAGCATTTTACAATTTTCCCTAATTATTTGAAAAATACCTATTACTAA
- a CDS encoding efflux RND transporter periplasmic adaptor subunit: MNWKKIIGIIIGIAVIVVMAMKLKSNKAISENKIYQYDKEKAIAVKADTISFNYFQLKTSYTGSFKAQKESKISAEIQGKINQYLVEEGDIVKRGQPLIKLDNSLLRLELENVNIQIEDLESDVKRYKSLAESDAIKGIQLEKAKTGLKSAKVKQAIALDKISKTEIKAPFNGIITAKMSEIGSFAAPGMPLIQLTNISTLKFSINVAETVLHLFELGQSHTVIADAYPNLLFTGKITLIGSKANMSNHFPVEFEIENTSDLKIKSGMYGEVSILKTSPNKLISIPASALVGSSSDAQVYLIKNNNAVLQKITVADKIQDKAIISKGLKEGDVIVTEGFINLFDGANVELN; encoded by the coding sequence ATGAACTGGAAAAAAATAATCGGTATAATCATAGGCATAGCGGTAATAGTAGTGATGGCTATGAAATTGAAAAGCAATAAAGCCATTTCCGAAAATAAGATTTATCAATATGATAAAGAAAAAGCTATTGCTGTTAAGGCAGACACCATTTCTTTCAATTATTTTCAACTTAAAACAAGCTATACAGGTAGTTTTAAAGCTCAAAAAGAAAGCAAGATTAGCGCTGAAATACAAGGAAAAATAAATCAATATTTAGTTGAAGAAGGAGATATTGTAAAGAGAGGTCAGCCTTTAATCAAATTAGATAACTCATTATTAAGACTTGAATTAGAAAATGTCAATATTCAAATTGAGGATTTAGAATCTGATGTTAAAAGATATAAATCATTAGCTGAGAGTGATGCTATAAAAGGAATTCAGCTTGAAAAGGCTAAAACTGGATTAAAAAGTGCTAAAGTTAAGCAAGCAATAGCCTTAGATAAAATTAGCAAAACAGAAATCAAAGCACCATTTAATGGAATTATCACTGCTAAAATGAGTGAAATTGGAAGTTTTGCGGCTCCTGGAATGCCGCTTATTCAATTAACAAATATTTCAACACTCAAATTCAGCATTAATGTAGCAGAAACAGTGCTTCATCTATTTGAATTAGGGCAAAGCCATACCGTTATAGCCGATGCATACCCTAATTTATTATTCACCGGAAAAATTACTTTGATAGGAAGCAAAGCCAATATGAGCAATCATTTCCCGGTAGAATTTGAAATTGAAAACACCTCAGACTTAAAAATAAAATCCGGCATGTATGGAGAAGTTAGCATATTGAAAACTAGCCCGAACAAACTGATTAGCATTCCTGCTTCTGCTTTGGTGGGCAGTTCTTCGGATGCACAGGTGTATCTGATCAAAAATAACAATGCTGTTTTACAGAAAATAACGGTAGCCGATAAAATTCAAGATAAAGCCATTATCTCAAAAGGATTAAAGGAAGGGGATGTGATAGTAACAGAAGGTTTTATCAATCTTTTTGACGGTGCAAATGTGGAATTAAATTAA
- a CDS encoding polysaccharide biosynthesis/export family protein yields MSGCKVYRQNIILQSESDINSENFKEEVSKIEGAYKIQSGDKVNIEVYTNKGERVIDPNLELNAITGGGAGGGRLMPDKEFEVLPNGTAILPLLGETKIEGYSIGGLQEMLKEQYSEYYIQPFVRVRALNRRVVVLGAMGGQVIPIENEKMTVLEILALSGGLNRDSKGRNIRLIRGPLDDPSVQVINLATIEGMQKANLQVLPNDIIYVEPIRRIFTESVRDIAPVIGIVTNVVTLFIVIENLR; encoded by the coding sequence ATGAGCGGTTGTAAAGTGTACAGACAGAATATTATTCTACAATCTGAATCTGATATCAATTCTGAGAATTTTAAAGAAGAGGTTTCGAAGATTGAAGGAGCCTATAAAATCCAGTCTGGCGACAAAGTCAATATTGAAGTGTATACCAATAAAGGAGAACGGGTCATTGATCCAAACCTAGAACTCAATGCCATTACTGGAGGAGGAGCAGGCGGTGGCCGACTAATGCCAGACAAAGAATTCGAAGTTCTTCCTAATGGCACTGCGATTTTACCACTTTTAGGAGAGACCAAAATTGAAGGATACTCTATTGGTGGTCTTCAAGAAATGTTAAAGGAGCAATATTCAGAGTATTATATCCAGCCTTTTGTCAGAGTACGTGCTTTAAACCGAAGAGTAGTAGTTTTAGGAGCCATGGGAGGACAGGTTATTCCAATTGAAAATGAGAAGATGACTGTTTTAGAAATTTTAGCTCTTTCAGGAGGATTAAATAGAGATTCTAAGGGAAGAAATATCAGGTTAATTAGAGGCCCTTTAGACGACCCTTCAGTTCAAGTAATTAATTTGGCTACTATTGAGGGAATGCAAAAAGCAAATTTGCAGGTATTACCTAACGACATTATTTATGTGGAACCTATCAGAAGGATTTTCACAGAATCAGTACGGGATATTGCTCCCGTAATTGGTATTGTTACCAATGTAGTGACATTGTTTATTGTGATTGAAAACTTAAGGTAG